The Panthera uncia isolate 11264 chromosome C1 unlocalized genomic scaffold, Puncia_PCG_1.0 HiC_scaffold_3, whole genome shotgun sequence genome includes a region encoding these proteins:
- the LOC125911106 gene encoding probable G-protein coupled receptor 148: MNLSSDHCNISDWLRLEATVKASVYVVAFFFATFVTVVIITIVLQNSKLRKEVRHILLCHHLLCISSYCGLGVVFQGMRALLANSPVLVCWVVFGVQLSVGEGILFTLALMAVNTYLAICWPLKSLSLVDSVKYRILAGSWVIIIFKNVCLFLIESANPPRVAVFKSEPLCPVILNGPPARAVGMVFLFFLLSIILISYFLIYREGKRAGHFNRSNIKAKKTVLIHLVQMSLHVIPILIFIGLGKMCGVFFFALNLVLFGVFAFAQCLNPLIYGLWNRELQSGLYHWMCCQLWCGHIMNDREPV; the protein is encoded by the coding sequence ATGAACTTGTCTTCTGACCACTGCAACATATCGGATTGGCTGAGGCTGGAAGCAACAGTGAAGGCCTCTGTGTATGTGGTGGCCTTCTTCTTTGCCACATTCGTCACCGTCGTCATCATCACAATAGTGTTACAGAATTCGAAGCTGAGGAAAGAGGTCCGACACATCCTCCTGTGCCACCATCTGCTATGCATCTCCTCCTACTGTGGCCTCGGGGTGGTTTTCCAAGGGATGCGGGCTCTGCTGGCCAACAGCCCCGTGCTGGTATGCTGGGTGGTATTTGGGGTCCAGCTAAGTGTTGGAGAAGGGATCCTCTTTACGCTGGCCTTGATGGCGGTCAACACTTACCTGGCTATTTGCTGGCCTTTGAAATCTCTGTCCTTGGTAGATTCGGTTAAGTACAGGATCTTGGCTGGGTCTTGGGTAATCATCATATTCAAGAATGTTTGCTTATTCCTCATAGAAAGCGCTAACCCCCCTCGAGTTGCCGTTTTTAAATCTGAACCCCTGTGCCCTGTGATCTTGAACGGCCCTCCTGCCAGAGCCGTTGGcatggttttccttttctttcttctgtccatCATTCTTATAAGTTACTTTCTGATCTACCGAGAAGGCAAACGGGCTGGCCATTTTAACAGATCAAAtatcaaagcaaaaaaaacagTCCTTATTCATTTAGTGCAGATGAGTTTGCATGTAATACCAATCCTGATATTCATAGGTTTGGGAAAGATGTGTGGggtgtttttctttgctttaaaccTGGTACTTTTTGGAGTCTTTGCATTTGCACAGTGTCTTAACCCCCTGATCTATGGGCTCTGGAACAGAGAGCTGCAAAGCGGATTATACCACTGGATGTGCTGTCAGCTGTGGTGTGGTCACATTATGAACGACAGAGAGCCAGTTTAA